One region of Manis pentadactyla isolate mManPen7 chromosome 9, mManPen7.hap1, whole genome shotgun sequence genomic DNA includes:
- the LOC118914885 gene encoding rho-associated protein kinase 1-like: protein MICGFGKHTLRDTVAPVVPHLSSDIDTSNFDDLENDKGAEKIFPVPEAFVGNQLPFVGFTYYSNSRYSSSANPNDNRKSSNVGKSLQENLQKPIYKLEEQLHNEMQLKDEMEQKCRTSNIKLDKIMKELIEEGNQRRNLESKVSQVEKEKLLLQHIINEYQRKVEQQNEKRRNVENEVNALKDPLEDLKTINQNSQLAHEKLAQLQKQPIEANDLLRTESDTAVELGKSPTETSKAFSELESLTRELQERNRILENSKSQMDKNYYQLQAVLEAERRDKGHDSEMTGDLQAQITSLQEEVKHLKHHLERLERERKEARDMLNHSEKEKRNLEIDLNYKLKSLQQLELEVNEHNVTKARLTDKHRSIEEAKSVATCGMEKKLKEERGLRKEIKKRK from the coding sequence ATGATCTGTGGGTTTGGGAAACACACACTCCGAGACACTGTAGCACCAGTTGTACCACACTTAAGCAGTGACATTGATACAAGTAACTTTGATGATTTAGAAAATGATAAAGGAGCTGAAAAAATATTCCCTGTACCTGAAGCTTTTGTTGGCAATCAGCTACCTTTTGTAGGATTTACATATTATAGCAATTCTAGATATTCATCTTCAGCTAATCCTAATGATAATAGAAAGAGCTCCAATGTAGGTAAAAGCTTGCAGGAAAATTTGCAAAAACCCATTTATAAGCTGGAAGAACAGCTGCATAATGAAATGCAATTAAAAGATGAAATGGAGCAGAAGTGCAGAACTTCAAACATAAAACTAGACAAGATAATGAAAGAATTGATTGAAGAGGGGAATCAAAGGAGAAATCTAGAATCTAAAGTGTCTCAGGTTGAAAAGGAGAAATTGTTGCTACAACATATAATTAATGAGTACCAAAGAAAAGTAGAACAGCAAAATGAGAAGAGGAGGAATGTAGAAAATGAGGTTAATGCACTAAAGGATCCATTGGAAGACTTAAAGACAATAAATCAGAATTCACAGCTTGCTCATGAGAAACTGGCACAATTACAAAAGCAGCCAATAGAAGCCAATGACTTACTCAGGACAGAGTCAGACACAGCTGTAGAGTTAGGGAAGAGCCCCACAGAGACAAGCAAGGCATTCAGTGAGCTGGAGTCCCTAACCAGGGAACTGCAGGAGAGAAATAGAATTTTAGAGAATTCCAAGTCACAAATGGACAAGAACTATTACCAGCTGCAAGCTGTGTTGGAAGCTGAACGAAGAGATAAAGGTCATGATTCTGAGATGACTGGAGACCTTCAAGCTCAAATTACATCTTTACAAGAGGAGGTGAAGCATCTCAAACATCATCTTGAAAGactggaaagagagagaaaagaagctcGAGATATGCTTAATCactcagaaaaggaaaagagaaatttagAAATAGATTTAAACTATAAACTTAAATCATTACAACAATTAGAACTAGAGGTAAATGAACATAATGTAACCAAAGCTCGTTTAACTGACAAACATCGGTCTATTGAAGAGGCAAAATCTGTTGCAACATGTGGGATGGAAAAAAAGCTAAAGGAAGAGAGGGgattaagaaaagaaattaagaaaagaaaatga
- the LOC130685033 gene encoding olfactory receptor 2AG1-like, which translates to MELWNSTLGNGFILVGILKNSGSPELLWVTIAVLYMLALTSNGLLLLVITMDTRLHVPMYLLLSQLSLMDLMFASLVTPKMLVDYLRGESTISFGGCAFQMLAILTMGGAEDLLLAFMAYDRYAAICHPLNYMVLMRPRVCWLMVATSWILAFLNSMIHTSYTMHFPFCMSRVIRHLFCEIPHLLKLACADTSRYELMVYVMGVIFLMPTFASILASYTFVLVAVLHMSSVERRQKALITCSSHLTVVGMYYGAAMFMYIQPSSYHSPQQDNVLSVFYIIITPVLNPLIYSLRNKEVMGAFKRALGRIASVWRW; encoded by the coding sequence ATGGAGCTCTGGAACTCCACCCTGGGAAATGGCTTCATCTTGGTGGGGATTCTCAAGAACAGTGGGTCTCCTGAGCTGCTCTGGGTCACAATTGCTGTCCTGTACATGTTGGCCCTGACCAGCAATGGCCTGCTGCTCCTGGTGATCACAATGGACACCCGCCTCCATGTGCCCATGTACCTCCTGCTCAGCCAGCTTTCTCTCATGGACTTGATGTTTGCATCTCTAGTTACTCCCAAAATGCTAGTGGATTATCTGCGTGGGGAGAGCACCATCTCCTTTGGGGGCTGTGCCTTTCAGATGTTGGCCATTCTCACCATGGGAGGTGCAGAGGACCTCCTACTGGCATTCATGGCCTATGACAGATATGCAGCCATTTGTCATCCTCTGAACTACATGGTCCTCATGAGGCCAAGGGTCTGCTGGCTCATGGTGGCCACATCTTGGATACTGGCTTTCCTGAACTCTATGATACACACCTCATATACTATGCACTTTCCTTTCTGCATGTCCCGAGTAATCAGGCACCTATTCTGTGAGATCCCACATCTGCTGAAGTTGGCCTGTGCAGATACCTCCAGATATGAGCTCATGGTGTATGTGATGGGTGTGATCTTTCTTATGCCTACCTTTGCTTCTATCCTTGCCTCCTATACGTTTGTCCTAGTTGCTGTGCTCCACATGTCCTCTGTTGAGAGGAGGCAGAAAGCCCTCATCACATGCTCCTCACACCTGACTGTGGTAGGAATGTACTATGGAGCTGCCATGTTCATGTACATCCAGCCCAGTTCCTACCATAGTCCCCAACAGGACAATGTCCTCTCTGTATTTTATATTATCATTACTCCAGTACTGAACCCTCTTATCTATAGTCTGAGAAATAAGGAGGTAATGGGAGCCTTCAAGAGAGCATTGGGGAGGATTGCTTCTGTCTGGAGATGGTAG